In Pseudothermotoga hypogea DSM 11164 = NBRC 106472, the following are encoded in one genomic region:
- a CDS encoding nucleoside hydrolase, which translates to MRIVLDCDPGHDDAFAILLAAASREIELLGVTTVVGNSYLENTTINARKILDLFDLDVPVFPGCAKPLLRNIVVAPQIHGQSGLDGATMPPPKRSIEKIHAVDFIAQMAQKYYDLILVPTGPLTNIALFILKYPKLVKRISTIVLMGGGIAFGNVTPVAEFNIFADAEAAKIVFKSGIPIVMAPLDLTHQVVATEREAEKLRSMGERFQIMADLLMFFKSTYKNVFNIDGAILHDPCTVMYLLHPEIFESQDYFVDVETKGELTYGQTVVDVWRTTGNTPNAKVLLKVNREKFFDILFEKFGSLSRR; encoded by the coding sequence TTGCGAATAGTACTCGACTGCGACCCTGGTCATGACGATGCGTTCGCGATATTGCTCGCGGCAGCCTCGCGGGAGATAGAACTGCTCGGTGTGACCACGGTCGTTGGTAATTCCTATCTCGAGAACACCACTATCAACGCGAGAAAGATTTTGGATCTCTTTGATCTGGACGTACCGGTCTTTCCCGGCTGTGCCAAACCGTTGCTGAGAAACATCGTCGTGGCGCCTCAGATACACGGTCAGTCTGGCCTTGATGGCGCAACCATGCCTCCACCAAAGCGGAGTATAGAAAAAATCCACGCCGTAGATTTCATCGCCCAGATGGCACAGAAATACTACGATCTCATCTTGGTCCCCACAGGTCCACTGACGAACATTGCTCTGTTCATACTGAAATACCCTAAGCTCGTGAAAAGAATTTCCACGATAGTCTTGATGGGTGGTGGGATCGCGTTTGGAAACGTGACACCCGTTGCAGAATTCAACATATTCGCCGATGCTGAGGCTGCAAAGATCGTTTTCAAATCGGGTATACCCATAGTCATGGCACCGCTCGATCTCACACACCAAGTTGTGGCGACTGAGAGAGAAGCTGAGAAACTCAGAAGCATGGGTGAAAGGTTCCAGATCATGGCCGATCTTTTGATGTTCTTCAAATCCACTTACAAGAACGTTTTCAATATCGATGGTGCGATCCTACACGATCCCTGCACCGTGATGTATTTGCTACATCCTGAGATCTTCGAGTCGCAAGACTATTTCGTTGATGTGGAAACGAAGGGTGAGCTCACCTACGGACAAACAGTCGTCGATGTCTGGCGAACCACGGGTAACACACCGAACGCAAAAGTGCTTTTGAAGGTCAACAGGGAGAAGTTCTTCGATATATTGTTCGAGAAATTCGGTTCACTTTCAAGGAGGTAG
- a CDS encoding nucleoside phosphorylase translates to MALVDPRYHIRVNPEDVGEFVIVVGDRGRVERVAKYFSDAKKVGDNREYLTYTGYVKGKKVSVMSTGMGAPAMAIGIEELATTNAKVVIRVGTTGAFQKELKLGDSIIVTGAVRLDGTTSQYIMPEYPAIADFRVVSALVRAAELVKNRYHVGIVASTDSYYGRNFDPERHSHMEKLLVKAGVLAVEMEIGALYVVGGIKGLKTGAVLTVREELSEDGYIQAGPKFEEGLEKSIQIAVKAIEILIEGGVGS, encoded by the coding sequence ATGGCTTTGGTGGATCCAAGGTATCACATAAGGGTGAATCCGGAAGATGTGGGTGAATTCGTTATCGTTGTCGGTGACAGGGGAAGGGTTGAACGTGTCGCGAAGTACTTCTCGGATGCGAAGAAAGTTGGCGACAACAGAGAGTATCTGACCTACACAGGTTATGTCAAGGGCAAGAAGGTCAGCGTGATGTCCACGGGTATGGGTGCACCCGCTATGGCGATAGGAATCGAGGAACTCGCAACGACCAACGCCAAGGTGGTCATCAGAGTGGGAACGACGGGTGCGTTCCAGAAAGAGCTCAAACTCGGTGACAGCATCATCGTGACGGGAGCCGTTCGTCTGGATGGAACAACATCGCAGTACATCATGCCTGAGTATCCCGCAATCGCTGATTTTCGTGTTGTCAGTGCCTTGGTACGTGCTGCTGAGCTTGTGAAGAACCGTTACCACGTTGGCATCGTCGCCTCCACAGACTCTTACTATGGCAGAAATTTTGACCCTGAGAGACATTCGCATATGGAGAAGCTACTCGTTAAAGCAGGTGTCTTGGCCGTAGAGATGGAGATCGGAGCGCTCTATGTGGTCGGGGGAATCAAAGGTTTGAAGACGGGAGCAGTGCTCACTGTGAGGGAAGAACTCTCAGAGGATGGATACATCCAGGCCGGTCCAAAATTTGAGGAAGGCTTGGAAAAGTCGATCCAGATAGCCGTGAAAGCCATTGAGATTCTCATAGAAGGAGGTGTTGGTTCATGA
- a CDS encoding BMP family lipoprotein yields the protein MRKFLVILLATLFVLSFAKTLKVALLLNGTLGDKSFFDSAGRGIQMAIKELGIQAKIIEAGYQQERWRPYLEDLSDQDYDIIIVGTWQMQEILEEIAPMYPEKKYFIFDTSVDYSKPGLDNVYSILYKQNEGSFLVGALAALITTSGMPKTNPEPIIGFLGGMDIPVINDFLVGYIEGAKYVNPNIKVLISYVGSFNDPAKGKELSLAMYRQGADIIFNVAGNTGVGLLEAAKEADRWAIGVDSDQALIYEDIDIEIAKRIVTSMMKNVDLSIFRGLKLHLEGKLKYGQAEALGIAEGGVGVADNKYYRELVPEQIRAKIKEIEQKILRGEIKVSTAYGMSTDELNKLRASVRP from the coding sequence ATGAGGAAGTTCTTGGTGATACTGTTGGCAACGCTCTTCGTGCTCAGTTTCGCAAAAACGCTCAAGGTTGCACTCTTGCTGAACGGAACACTCGGTGACAAGTCTTTCTTCGACTCTGCGGGTAGAGGTATCCAGATGGCGATCAAAGAACTGGGAATCCAGGCCAAAATCATCGAAGCAGGTTACCAGCAGGAAAGGTGGAGACCATACCTGGAAGACCTCTCAGACCAAGACTACGACATCATCATCGTGGGAACCTGGCAGATGCAGGAGATCCTCGAAGAGATTGCACCAATGTATCCAGAGAAGAAGTACTTCATTTTCGATACCTCCGTTGACTACAGCAAACCTGGTCTGGACAACGTTTACTCGATACTCTACAAGCAGAACGAAGGTTCCTTCCTCGTTGGTGCGTTGGCAGCGTTGATAACAACTTCCGGCATGCCGAAGACCAACCCAGAGCCAATCATAGGCTTCCTTGGTGGAATGGACATACCCGTGATCAACGACTTCTTGGTTGGTTACATCGAAGGTGCGAAGTACGTCAACCCGAACATCAAGGTCTTGATTTCCTACGTGGGAAGCTTCAACGATCCTGCGAAGGGTAAAGAGCTGAGTCTTGCGATGTACAGACAAGGTGCAGACATCATCTTCAACGTGGCGGGCAACACGGGCGTCGGTTTGCTCGAAGCCGCGAAGGAAGCTGACAGATGGGCAATAGGTGTTGATTCCGACCAGGCGTTGATCTATGAGGATATAGACATCGAAATCGCCAAGAGAATAGTCACCTCCATGATGAAGAACGTGGATCTCTCGATCTTCCGTGGTTTGAAACTGCACCTTGAAGGAAAGCTGAAGTACGGCCAGGCTGAAGCGTTGGGTATCGCCGAAGGTGGCGTCGGTGTGGCGGACAACAAATACTACAGAGAGCTTGTGCCCGAACAGATACGAGCGAAGATAAAAGAGATCGAACAAAAGATCCTCAGAGGAGAAATCAAAGTCAGCACTGCTTACGGAATGTCAACCGACGAGCTCAACAAACTCAGAGCGAGCGTCCGTCCGTGA
- a CDS encoding ABC transporter ATP-binding protein produces the protein MKAIEAINVTKVYPNGVVANRNVNFSATVGEIHAVVGENGAGKTTLMKILFGMEKPTSGEIRIFEEPVQLNSPHDAIAMGVGMVHQHFMLVPSFTVAENIMLGIEPKKNLFSLDFKRMEQIISEYAKKMNFELPIWEKVMDLPVGVKQRVEIMKALIRGAKVLILDEPSSVLTPQEVNELFVVLKNLSQQGITIIFITHKLNEVKQIADRITIMREGRVVGTYRNEELSESQIVELMIGRKFEYDISRVKAIPGKPLLVVKNLNYFREDGAHILKNLSFYLRSGEILAIAGLEGNGQKELVEILTGLREKASGEMLVDGKNVLGAKPWELRQLGISHIPDDRIEVGSALDMSVAENMISDRYDQRPFSGRIVYRKRPVIEFARRLIREFSVRVKSPTTLVRMLSGGNMQKVVVARELTNEPKIVIANQPTHGIDVASSEFIRKKLLQMRDEGKGVLLISTDLQEVLQIADRILVLYKGEIVAHLQNENLTETDLGFYMLGTKRQSQEELKELLTL, from the coding sequence ATGAAGGCGATAGAAGCGATCAACGTGACAAAGGTTTATCCAAACGGTGTTGTCGCGAACAGGAACGTGAATTTTTCTGCGACTGTCGGTGAGATCCACGCCGTCGTTGGTGAAAACGGTGCCGGCAAGACGACACTGATGAAGATCCTCTTCGGAATGGAGAAACCAACGAGCGGTGAAATAAGAATCTTCGAGGAGCCCGTGCAACTGAATTCGCCTCACGATGCCATCGCAATGGGTGTAGGTATGGTTCATCAGCATTTCATGCTCGTTCCTTCTTTTACTGTGGCAGAGAACATCATGCTCGGGATCGAACCGAAGAAGAATCTGTTCTCACTCGACTTCAAACGCATGGAACAGATCATAAGCGAGTATGCGAAAAAAATGAATTTCGAACTTCCCATTTGGGAGAAAGTCATGGATCTGCCGGTCGGTGTCAAGCAGAGAGTTGAGATCATGAAAGCTCTCATACGTGGTGCCAAGGTGCTCATATTGGATGAGCCCTCTTCGGTTTTGACACCTCAGGAAGTGAACGAGTTGTTCGTGGTGTTGAAGAACTTGTCACAACAGGGCATCACGATCATCTTCATCACGCACAAACTGAACGAAGTCAAACAGATCGCCGACAGAATAACGATCATGCGAGAGGGACGTGTCGTTGGTACTTACAGGAACGAAGAGCTCAGTGAGTCACAGATCGTGGAACTGATGATCGGAAGAAAGTTCGAGTACGACATAAGCAGAGTGAAAGCGATCCCTGGTAAACCATTGCTCGTCGTGAAAAACCTGAACTACTTCAGGGAAGATGGGGCGCACATCTTGAAGAACTTGTCATTCTATCTGAGGTCCGGTGAGATCTTGGCAATCGCTGGGTTAGAGGGAAATGGGCAAAAAGAGCTGGTTGAGATTCTCACAGGGCTTCGTGAAAAGGCGTCCGGAGAAATGCTGGTTGACGGCAAAAACGTTTTGGGTGCCAAACCTTGGGAGCTGAGACAGCTTGGAATTTCACACATCCCCGATGACAGAATTGAAGTGGGAAGTGCCTTAGATATGAGCGTGGCCGAGAATATGATATCCGATAGATACGATCAACGGCCTTTCAGTGGGCGGATCGTCTACAGAAAAAGACCCGTTATCGAGTTCGCCAGGAGGTTGATCAGGGAATTTTCCGTAAGGGTGAAATCTCCCACAACTTTGGTGAGAATGCTCTCTGGTGGTAACATGCAGAAAGTCGTCGTAGCGAGGGAGTTGACGAACGAACCGAAGATCGTGATCGCGAACCAACCAACGCACGGCATCGATGTTGCGTCGAGCGAGTTCATTCGTAAGAAGTTATTGCAAATGAGGGACGAGGGCAAAGGTGTGCTTCTCATTTCGACAGATCTGCAAGAAGTTTTGCAAATAGCAGACAGGATCTTGGTTCTGTACAAAGGTGAGATCGTGGCGCACCTTCAGAATGAAAACCTCACCGAGACCGACCTTGGTTTCTATATGCTTGGTACAAAACGTCAAAGTCAGGAGGAACTCAAGGAGTTGTTGACTCTATGA
- a CDS encoding ABC transporter permease encodes MKRSLALLELVRMALTILIALLIGYIFLLFSTEDVGEAFKWFLYGPLSTQRRFVEFLNTSVPLIMTGLALSLVFQARVFNIGAEGCLFFGGFGAMLAALEFPQLSVLHLIVTLLTAALFGAIWAFVPAILKAKWKASELVSSLMMNYIAYLLVLFLVNNYFRDKAAGALVSYRFPQTAWLATLTRYRLNSGFFIAVSIAILIGFLLYFTKYGYEIRVVGANKKFGFYTGINVVLTTFWVQLLSGALAGLAGGIELTAMYRRFVWQSLPGFGFDGIIVAILARNNPFLVIPSALFIAYLRVGANIMSRMTGLAPEVVIVIQSVMILLVTAEALLERFKKRIVEREAMKGE; translated from the coding sequence ATGAAGAGATCGCTCGCACTGCTGGAGTTAGTGAGGATGGCACTGACGATCCTCATCGCACTGCTCATAGGCTACATCTTCCTGCTCTTCAGTACCGAGGATGTTGGTGAGGCGTTCAAGTGGTTCTTGTACGGGCCATTGTCAACTCAGAGAAGGTTCGTAGAATTCCTGAACACCTCAGTCCCACTGATAATGACAGGTTTGGCACTTTCACTGGTTTTTCAGGCCAGAGTGTTCAACATTGGAGCTGAAGGCTGTCTGTTCTTTGGTGGCTTCGGTGCCATGCTGGCAGCTCTGGAGTTTCCACAACTGTCTGTGCTTCATTTGATAGTTACCCTGCTCACGGCAGCACTGTTCGGAGCCATCTGGGCCTTCGTACCGGCGATCTTGAAGGCGAAATGGAAAGCGAGTGAACTGGTGTCGTCCTTGATGATGAACTACATCGCTTACCTTTTGGTTCTTTTCCTGGTGAACAACTACTTCAGGGACAAGGCAGCGGGCGCACTCGTTTCCTATCGCTTTCCTCAGACAGCCTGGCTTGCGACACTCACACGCTACAGACTGAACAGCGGATTCTTCATTGCCGTTTCTATAGCGATCTTGATCGGATTTCTTCTCTACTTCACGAAGTACGGGTATGAAATACGCGTGGTCGGTGCCAACAAAAAGTTCGGTTTCTACACGGGCATCAACGTCGTTCTGACGACGTTCTGGGTGCAGTTGCTCTCTGGGGCTCTCGCTGGATTGGCTGGCGGAATCGAACTGACGGCGATGTATCGAAGGTTCGTCTGGCAATCTCTGCCCGGATTCGGTTTCGATGGAATCATCGTGGCGATCTTGGCAAGGAACAATCCCTTCTTGGTCATACCGAGCGCGCTCTTCATAGCGTACTTGAGGGTCGGAGCCAACATCATGAGCAGGATGACGGGTCTGGCACCGGAGGTCGTGATTGTCATACAGAGTGTTATGATTCTGCTCGTGACGGCAGAGGCCTTGCTGGAAAGGTTCAAGAAGAGAATCGTCGAGAGAGAGGCGATGAAAGGTGAGTAA
- a CDS encoding ABC transporter permease encodes MSNFFQNFIDPAFWYSVLRVSTPLLFAVMAALVSSIAGSINIGIEGMMLMAAFWGNVVGAFAKNPWIGLLAGIASAIAMSLLLAFSHLKLRVNLVIAGVALNLFASGFTVFMLFALTGEKGTSASLGSQPIPRLDIPLLRDIPFLGKVLNNHNALTYFALISIFLVDYLIRKTPLGMRMRAVGENPDAATSVGVSVLRVKYVSLLLSGVFAGFAGAFLSMGYVSWFARDMTSGRGFIALAAQALGGNSAILGALGALLFGVAEATGFTLQSLRIPSEITNMIPFILTLIVLIIYARTRVRSHSRIQEI; translated from the coding sequence GTGAGTAATTTCTTTCAGAATTTCATAGATCCCGCCTTCTGGTACAGCGTGCTCAGAGTCTCAACTCCTCTTTTGTTCGCTGTCATGGCGGCGTTAGTCAGCTCCATCGCAGGTTCGATAAACATAGGCATCGAGGGCATGATGCTCATGGCCGCATTCTGGGGTAATGTAGTCGGCGCCTTTGCGAAGAACCCCTGGATCGGACTTCTTGCTGGAATTGCGAGCGCCATAGCGATGTCTCTACTTCTGGCATTCTCGCATTTGAAACTTAGAGTCAACTTAGTGATCGCTGGTGTGGCTTTGAACTTATTTGCATCTGGCTTCACCGTGTTCATGCTCTTCGCACTCACTGGGGAGAAGGGAACGTCTGCTTCGTTGGGTAGTCAACCAATTCCGAGGCTCGATATACCGTTGCTGAGGGACATACCCTTTTTGGGAAAGGTCTTGAACAACCACAACGCTCTGACGTACTTTGCTCTGATCTCGATCTTTCTCGTGGATTATCTCATCAGAAAGACGCCTCTGGGTATGCGAATGAGAGCAGTCGGTGAAAATCCAGACGCCGCCACATCTGTCGGTGTTTCGGTCTTGCGCGTGAAGTACGTGTCGTTGTTGCTCAGCGGCGTCTTTGCAGGCTTCGCCGGTGCGTTCCTTTCAATGGGTTATGTTTCTTGGTTCGCCCGTGACATGACCAGTGGAAGAGGGTTTATCGCTCTGGCGGCACAAGCACTGGGAGGAAATTCTGCCATTCTGGGAGCGCTTGGTGCTTTGCTCTTTGGAGTCGCAGAAGCGACAGGTTTCACCTTGCAGTCTTTGAGAATACCATCCGAAATAACGAACATGATACCGTTCATTCTCACGTTGATAGTACTGATAATCTACGCAAGAACACGCGTCAGGTCGCATTCACGGATCCAGGAGATATAA
- a CDS encoding galactokinase, translating to MKIKAPGRVNIIGEHTDYNDGFVLPFAIDRYVEVEASLSNKFVLTSKLYNETVEVEKNEKRGSWTDYVMGVVWALEQAGYRVEAFEMQIDSTLPTGAGLSSSAALEVATAVAIVKLMDHRIEPKDLVQICVKAEREFVGVRCGVMDQFTAVFAKKDHAILLDTMTMDYEYVPLNLNNYEFVLIDSNVKHELASSEYNKRRAECEAILKALNKRSFREIAEKDLAALESTLRKRAKHVLSENERVLKMVKALKDNRPFLAGCYLYESHASLRDFYEVSCDEVDFIVGFLKGRAGVLGARIVGGGFGGSVLALLRKGYTEFSFEELDMEYRKLFGKSIKVLHVNSSDGVLFSHFISPGSVNAT from the coding sequence ATTAAGATCAAAGCTCCAGGGCGTGTGAACATCATAGGTGAGCACACGGATTACAACGACGGTTTCGTCTTGCCTTTTGCAATCGACAGGTACGTCGAAGTTGAAGCGAGTCTGTCTAATAAATTCGTCCTCACATCGAAACTCTACAACGAAACAGTAGAGGTCGAGAAGAACGAAAAACGTGGGAGCTGGACCGACTACGTCATGGGGGTTGTTTGGGCGCTCGAGCAGGCAGGCTATCGTGTGGAAGCTTTCGAGATGCAAATAGACTCAACACTGCCGACAGGCGCAGGACTGTCGAGTTCCGCAGCTTTGGAAGTTGCGACGGCCGTTGCGATCGTCAAGTTGATGGACCACAGGATTGAGCCAAAGGATCTGGTTCAAATCTGTGTGAAAGCAGAGAGAGAGTTCGTTGGTGTACGCTGTGGTGTCATGGATCAATTCACCGCGGTGTTTGCCAAGAAAGATCACGCCATCTTGCTCGATACGATGACGATGGATTATGAATACGTTCCGCTGAACTTGAACAACTACGAATTTGTGTTGATAGATTCGAATGTGAAACACGAGCTTGCTTCTTCAGAGTACAACAAAAGAAGGGCAGAGTGTGAGGCGATTCTCAAGGCACTGAACAAGCGTTCTTTCAGAGAAATCGCAGAGAAAGATCTCGCCGCACTGGAATCGACGCTGCGAAAACGTGCCAAACACGTTTTGAGCGAGAACGAGCGCGTTCTGAAGATGGTCAAGGCTCTCAAGGATAACCGTCCGTTTCTGGCGGGATGTTATCTTTACGAGTCGCACGCGAGCCTGAGGGACTTCTACGAAGTTTCGTGCGACGAGGTTGATTTCATCGTGGGCTTTTTGAAAGGCAGGGCGGGCGTCCTCGGTGCGAGGATCGTCGGTGGAGGCTTTGGAGGAAGCGTTCTGGCCTTGCTGAGAAAAGGCTACACGGAATTCAGCTTTGAAGAGCTCGATATGGAGTACAGAAAGCTCTTCGGTAAGAGCATAAAAGTCTTACATGTGAACAGCAGCGATGGGGTTCTTTTCTCTCACTTTATATCTCCTGGATCCGTGAATGCGACCTGA
- the galT gene encoding galactose-1-phosphate uridylyltransferase has protein sequence MLELRYNPLTDEWIIVSAETQRRPVQPSQQSCPICVGGVELPEEYDLVSFENRFPALKRNPPQVSSESDIFLKKRSFGICEVVVYTSRHDVALPGMPLRQIEKLVEMWVDRTVELFSHDFVEYVFIFENRGKEVGASLTHPHGQIYAFPFLPKRIFAKVEAFSRWRNQKGSCPVCDVVVEEVKLKKRIVFETDSFVSLVPFYARFPFEVHIYPKRHVMSLPELTIQERSELAKHLKIITLKYDGLYGQEFPYMMMFFQAPMKRLDAELFHLHVEFNPPKRDKDKIKWMASVETGTWAFINPMVPEQAAEMLRKVEVNEL, from the coding sequence ATGCTCGAGCTCAGGTACAATCCGCTCACGGACGAATGGATCATCGTTTCTGCCGAAACGCAAAGAAGGCCGGTGCAGCCTTCGCAGCAGAGCTGTCCCATATGTGTCGGTGGTGTCGAGCTACCTGAAGAATACGATCTGGTCAGTTTCGAAAACAGATTTCCCGCGTTGAAGCGGAATCCTCCACAGGTCTCATCTGAATCGGACATCTTCCTGAAAAAACGTTCCTTCGGTATCTGTGAGGTCGTGGTTTACACTTCCAGGCACGATGTGGCTTTGCCGGGGATGCCTTTGAGACAGATAGAGAAGCTCGTGGAAATGTGGGTCGACAGAACGGTGGAACTCTTCTCTCACGACTTCGTCGAGTACGTGTTCATCTTCGAGAACAGGGGTAAAGAAGTGGGAGCGAGCCTCACACATCCCCATGGTCAGATCTATGCCTTTCCTTTCTTACCCAAGCGAATCTTCGCCAAGGTCGAAGCTTTTTCAAGATGGCGAAATCAGAAAGGCTCGTGCCCTGTGTGTGATGTCGTTGTTGAAGAAGTCAAACTCAAGAAGAGAATCGTTTTCGAGACCGATTCGTTCGTCTCGCTCGTACCTTTCTATGCTCGCTTTCCCTTCGAGGTTCACATTTATCCAAAGAGGCACGTAATGAGTTTGCCTGAGCTCACGATTCAAGAGAGATCCGAGCTGGCTAAGCATCTCAAGATCATCACTTTGAAATATGATGGGCTTTATGGCCAAGAGTTCCCCTACATGATGATGTTTTTCCAGGCGCCGATGAAGAGGTTGGACGCAGAACTGTTTCATCTGCACGTTGAGTTCAATCCACCGAAGAGGGATAAGGACAAGATCAAATGGATGGCGAGTGTGGAAACGGGCACCTGGGCATTCATAAACCCGATGGTTCCAGAACAAGCGGCGGAGATGCTCAGGAAGGTCGAGGTGAACGAGCTGTGA
- a CDS encoding protease complex subunit PrcB family protein: protein MIYYTPVGKVLPNELYEWVGTKSANFQYMVLSYEPDLVILVKGWIFSPVSVPGQEEYAFKIVIESDDFTHEIRLSGERSGIYIYMPQHLFVLPSNTRSLNLNGFVVEIPKRCTFSTKQLSRGGMEPGVHVLDESMRETHVFERGQKVFLRVDAGQKNTGGYSVKIDEVRFAERRIYLRAHVESPEPGAMVTQAITYPAAVIEVQEQLEPGLYTVKCVLIDRNVEQTFEVEFEVR from the coding sequence ATGATCTACTACACGCCCGTTGGAAAGGTATTGCCCAACGAATTGTACGAATGGGTGGGCACGAAGTCGGCCAACTTCCAGTACATGGTCCTGAGCTACGAACCTGACCTCGTCATCTTAGTGAAGGGCTGGATTTTCTCGCCCGTCTCGGTGCCTGGACAGGAGGAGTACGCCTTCAAGATCGTCATAGAATCGGACGACTTCACACACGAAATCCGCCTGAGCGGGGAGAGGAGCGGTATATACATCTACATGCCCCAGCATCTCTTTGTACTGCCATCGAACACAAGATCTTTGAATCTGAACGGTTTCGTCGTAGAGATTCCAAAAAGGTGCACCTTCTCAACCAAGCAACTGTCGCGCGGAGGCATGGAACCTGGCGTTCATGTACTCGATGAGTCGATGAGAGAAACACATGTTTTCGAAAGGGGTCAGAAGGTCTTTCTGAGGGTTGACGCGGGTCAGAAAAACACCGGCGGATACTCCGTTAAGATCGACGAAGTGAGATTTGCTGAGAGAAGAATCTATCTGAGGGCACACGTTGAATCGCCAGAGCCAGGTGCGATGGTTACACAAGCGATAACGTATCCTGCGGCCGTGATCGAGGTCCAGGAGCAATTGGAGCCAGGTCTTTACACGGTCAAATGTGTGCTAATAGATAGAAACGTGGAGCAAACATTCGAAGTTGAATTCGAGGTGCGTTGA
- a CDS encoding metal-dependent hydrolase has product MKVRYLGHAAVLIIHEDKRIIIDPFITNNPQAPIKLEDIPKIDYILVTHGHADHLGDTVTLAKRDGSTVIANFELCSYISRHGISTHPMHIGGKYVFDFGSVKLTPALHGSSIVEEDLPVYAGNPCGFLIEIDGKKIYHAGDTGLTKDMELLRRENIDLTFLPIGGNFVMDLWDAIEAVKMIQPRIVVPMHYDTWPVIKSDPEKFKEEVEKLNVECVIMKPGDELEL; this is encoded by the coding sequence GTGAAAGTGAGATATTTGGGTCACGCAGCTGTGCTGATCATCCACGAAGATAAGAGAATCATCATCGATCCTTTCATCACGAACAATCCACAAGCACCGATCAAGCTTGAAGACATCCCGAAGATAGATTACATACTCGTGACACACGGGCATGCAGACCATTTGGGAGACACCGTGACTCTGGCAAAACGCGACGGCTCGACAGTGATAGCGAACTTTGAGCTTTGTAGCTACATCTCGAGACACGGTATCAGTACCCATCCCATGCACATAGGTGGCAAATACGTTTTTGATTTTGGTAGTGTGAAGTTGACGCCAGCGCTCCATGGTTCGAGTATCGTGGAGGAAGATCTGCCAGTGTACGCAGGAAATCCCTGTGGTTTTCTGATCGAGATCGATGGTAAAAAGATCTATCATGCCGGAGACACCGGATTGACCAAAGACATGGAGCTTTTGAGAAGAGAAAACATCGATTTGACGTTTCTCCCCATAGGAGGCAACTTCGTTATGGACCTCTGGGACGCGATAGAAGCGGTGAAAATGATCCAACCTCGCATAGTCGTACCGATGCACTACGACACGTGGCCAGTGATCAAATCCGATCCCGAAAAGTTCAAAGAAGAAGTCGAGAAACTGAACGTGGAGTGCGTCATCATGAAACCCGGGGACGAACTTGAACTGTGA